The Nicotiana tomentosiformis chromosome 2, ASM39032v3, whole genome shotgun sequence genome includes the window agctcggatttgggcgattttggaggggattatCATGTGTTGGATcggagtaagtgttctttatccggattggattatatttcatgattttatctttgtttttaacattttattagtgatttgaatgggaGAAAATGTGAATTATTGCATAAagtttcaaaaatgtaaaatgaggatttgaaggccgatttgatgtcagaattggataaatttggtatagttggactcgtattggaatgcgtattcggattttgtaaaatttgtcagGTTCAGAGGTGCGAGCCTgtggttgacttttgggttgactttttaattttcgtTAAATATCgaaacgacccgacttgtcattttaagaattaacgccatgttcagtggcttaaggtctcgaacagcttcacaatatgtattatgacccgcgggtgtattcgagtttgatttactaaataTTCGGAATTTAGTTAAAAGAGAaactcttatttagaagcttaaatggaaaaagttgaccggagagATTACTTTcgagtaaacgaccccgaaataaaatttcaaagatggcaatagcttcgtatgatgatttctgacttaggcgtatgttctgatttggatttggaagttcgtaggacaattcgacacattttggcgaaagttgaaaaaaatataagattttggaaaagtccgaccgaagggtgaatttttgataacgaggccggatttcgattccagaaatgggaatagctccattaagtcatttatgaattgtgtgcaaaatttgaagtcattccggattgatttgatacgtttcggcgcaaaaatAGAAGTTGAGAGATTTGTAAAGTTAAGAAAAATtaggagtttggccatggtcaatatcgggtcaagacgacctcttttcagtattttgagtgcgcgaacaggtccgtagcgtattttatgattgaaattcatatatggtttgtgtccggaaggttccggatgagtttcgggatgGGTTTTGAGCGAGTTCGggtatttcggcactctaatattgttctggcactttcGGGGACGCGGACCGCGCATTTTTGGGTGCTGAGGCGAAGGAGGGACGCTGACAGCGAAAATTGGGGCACTGAGGCAAAGGAGGGACCCGGACAGCAGCAGAATTTCACGGCCGCGCTCAAATTTTCGCGGACCGCGCAATTCTGTCCGCGGCCGCGCTCCAGGAAGTTCTCCACTCTGTTGGTCCTACTTcgaaagcctatatcttttgatttacaaggaattttgagatgattcaataacaaaagttgtagcccttcgtatCTAGTTTTCTTTAAGGTAACGAAGTCataatttggacatctgtagagaaagttatggccaaaatactaaagcctggaaGTGCAGCCACCAAACTTTTGCGGCAACAGTGGGAATTCCGCGGATTGCGGTGAGGCGTTCTCGGGGGCGGTGGAAATGCGCGGTCAGCGTATTGAGAATCCGAGAGGTGTACTATATATTcgaggtttaggttattattttatttttagacttttggagctcggttggagacgagttttcgtgggtttttcaagaaattcatcggggtaagtgattctaactcggatttggttattatacatgaatatatcactgatttcatcatttaattagtactttgagatggaaatttggaaaaaaatgtagaaacttcataaaccacaaatttaagatttggaggtcgatttgttattggaattcgataagattggtatggttgaactcgtatcggaatgagtgttctgatttcatgaaaattatatcgggttacGAGAGGCGAGTCCCGCATTGACCTTTTGCAATAAATTTCtaagtcgacattttattatccggaattattttcgataaattttaatgaagttatacaactgatttgaataaatttgagcggtccggaagcCAAtgcaagcaagaaggcgattttggaatatccgcataacttcaaaaaggtaagtgtcttgcttaacctcgagtgagggaaaTACCCcataggcattgagtattatgtgcaaattgtttaattgaaaaccatgtacgcgaggtgacaagtacgtacttggtttatatatgcaaatttcattgattaaaatccTTATACGCCCTTaggtattaagttggaaattattggaacttattaaatcctctatttgtcataccttgatccttgtttgttgaaattatttttctatgatgatttggtatgattgcggtcttgaatttatgtgaaatattattttgttgagatgttcactcccggatatttttgttaagattctgtgcacattatggtcgagccatgggctccttattgtggaaaatgacgtattgttgatttctgtggcaagttgaaatatttgagcacttgatgtgcaatctatgaTAAATTCTAATAATTGAGAACTTGATGTGCAATCCGTGATTAAttgtaataattgagcacttgaCGTGCAAATCTctaatatttgagcatttgaggtgcaatttatgagatgtgatattggcacgttatattatagggaagttttgttcgggtgtttgcacgaggtttctgtcgtgctattattattattattattattattattattattattattattattattattattgatttatgcacatgcgacgtgacaaggcgggctatatatatatatatatatatatgggttgcgcatgtggcgagacaaggcgggaattcactttactattgcacacgtggcgataCAAGGTGGtatatgtcggggattgattgtGATGGTGTGGGGGAATTGttgatgttgcatatttactttgggactacggaatggtattccgggagatccccctgccctgcatatttacttttgggactacgaggcgatacctcgggagatgcCCCCTCCCCTTCCCCCCGACTCCcccgtcttgcatatttacttttgggactacgaggcggtacctcgggagtgcccttttgttgatatttttctatggatgcacttgccttttATTTTTCCATGAtatataaattcttgtgttcttttgtgatgtattatttgattttattatgtgttttgtattgcttgttgtattgtgttgccttttgctctttgtacaagactctgcagatttgtgtttatggtatttttttactggttttcgagaattgagttatttcgaataaaagaaatttctattatgttttaatttaataaattttacgtccaaattagtagtcatcggatgcttcattttaattgaaatgtcattttcttcacccaaacgatttctaaaataaattcattcctttgttgatttcctacttgatttaaagattttaaccttactttagtgaaaataaattgttcttgaggatcttatatacattaatattttgacacgtgagttgtccgtgtgatggtgatagaaatatgggcacgaggtgctgtgaaaaaatatgaaagtgagctgagacccgtaatttttatgatggtaaaatgaggtgtcacatggtgacttttacttgaaaatatatttattggaaagtattatatcctgaagattattatttgaaaaacatataggcgaaataatttatatttgaaggacttgattaattggttgtactattgcacacgtggcgatacaaggtgggctatgtcggggattgattgtgagggcctgggggcattgttgatgttgcatatttacttttgggactacgaggcggtacctcgggagatccccccctcccccgtcttgcatatttacttttgggactacgaggttgtacctcgggagtgcccttttgttgatatttttctatggatgcacttgcctttgattattttatttttctgtgatatgtaaattcttgtgttcttccgtgatgaattatttgattttattatgtgttttgtattccttgttgtattgtgttggctttggctctttgtacaagaatctgcagatttgtgtttatggttttgTTTGACTGGTTTTCGAGAattgagttgtttcgaataaaagaaattactattatattttaatttaataaattttacgtCCAAATTAGTAGTCATCAGATGCTTCATTTTGATTGAAATGTcattcttcacccaaatgatttctaaaataaattcattcctttgttgatttcctacttgatttaaagattttaaccttactttagtgaaaataaattgtTCTTGcgaatcttatatacattgatattttgacacgtgagttgtccgtgtgatggtgataggAATATGGggacgaggtgccgtggaaaaatatgaaagtgggctgagacccgtaatttttatgatggTGAAATGAGGTgacacatggtgacttttacttgaaaatatatttattggaaagtattatatccttaagattattatttgaaaagcatataggcgaaagaatttatatttgaaggacttgattaattggttgtacttgtgtttcgtATTCGTCTGaccaataattatgatgttcttgttgcattgttgttatatcactggttgattttgttgttataattggtagttattttccagtattattttttattctatattgcacaggttattagactagtgagtgtcttgactgtacctcgtctctactccactgaggttagtcttgatacttactgagtaccgaccgtggtgtactcatactacacttttgcacatttttgtgcagagccatgtattggagGTATTAGACCCAGacaaagttaaagtgtgatcgcaaggattcaaggtagcgCTTCCTGGTCGTCAGTCCCTTGGATTTTGTTCATTTCATTGttctgttaatttttaatcaaatcgCGTTGTATATTTagttctcgtgatcattccatttattcagctagagttcgtatctcagtactaccagttttgggaggttgtatattcttatTTGTTCAGCTGTtagttttaataatttaaaaaaaaaaaaatataattgaaatcggcttacctagtattagacactaggtaccatcacgacgcctatggcgggattttgggtcgtgaaaagttggtatcatagctctaggttcataggttttatgagtcacgaacgagtttagtaaagccttgcggatcggtatagaaacgtctgtacttatcttcgagaggctacatagctAGTAGGAAAAATTATCACTTTttcattcctcatcgtgcgatatttattcagcttgaagcatatatcttatgttcttttgcatccactcgtgtatgaagttgcgcactcggtatcaattaTGCGCTAATGGTTCGTAATACTATAGAGGGGTTATAAGAGatccagggttgctcaaccattattacaactagggctgcttatcgggcggatcgggcggttatttactcttaacggttttgcttatcggttatcggcttttaaatgtattaatccgctagccacccgataagatatcgggcggattggtatcggtttagctattatcgggcggttatcggtTTAGTTTGAGTTGATTGAAACTTAACATACTTTAGTCAACATTTCTCATACATTCAACATTTCTCATACATATATATCAACTACATTCAAGTGTATGGTTATTGTCTCATACATAAGAATGTGGACTGCTTGGGGTATTAGAAGATAGGGACTGCTTGAGCATAAGAATGCATAGTGCATAAGAATTTTACCAACAAAATTGGTAAAAGTTGATGTTAGCACAGTAGCCATAAGAATTTTACCACcaacaaaattgctcttcttctctCCAGGCCTACAATTAACAAAGAAAGTTGATGTTTTAGACCCTCAAAATAAGTATTGCTTGCAATactgaaagaaaataaaagacaaCTGACCACATTGTCACACCACCAGCACAAAGTCACAAACATATCCAAGGACCAAAATTGAACTGTTTTGCACTGGCATCAACTACCAATATAATACTTCAATGACTTAAACCAAACATAAGTAGTTCAATTGTAAGTATTTAAGTCATAATGAGTTCTACCCCAATACCATAAAAAACTGGCCAAGAAATAAATTGTAAATAACAAGCAAATCAGATATTTGTAGTATATTGTATGAACTTTAGAATATTTTCTCACCAAACTTATAGATAGGATAGTTTAGAATATTTTAGAATCAGATAACATGAGTGTTAACATGAGTGTCTGGTGATACTATAAAGTTTATAAACCTGCACTTATCATGATAGACAAAgctattacatatgcttcacaaAGCTATAAACTTGCACTTATCATGATATTAGCAGTTACATATGTTTCAAAGAGCTATAAGCCATAGGGAAGGAATATGAATGATTCACTTCCATAATTCAAATTATTACCATATATATTAACACTACACGTCAATTACGGAAGGGTCTTTTCCATCGCTAGATAAATCtgaagaaagaaaattaaaaaaatgagtcGTGCGATAAATATAAGCATATCCACAACATTTATATACAACAAATATAGTAACAATATTATTACCTTGTTCAAGCTGCTCGATTTTATCAAGATCTTCCTCAACACAAACAGgttgttttaatttttcatttcgAAGCCAATCTTGAAGACACACTAAAGCTTGCACCAATTTAGGAGTtaatgaactcctaaatgaatcaagaatacGTCCTCCCGTACTAAACGCACATTCAGATGCCACACTTGAAACCGGAACAGCTAATACATCACGAGCCATCTCCGCAAGAATAGGAAATCTAGCTGAGTTCAATTTCCACCAGAGAAGAACATCAAATTCTTTAGTGTCATCCTCAGTTTCTTCACCAAAATATTTATCTAACTCTGTTCTAGTATCCACACCTCCactcccacttttatatttttttatatcttgcaTAAGTGATTCTAAAAGTCCTGTATTTTGGGTGCTTACTTGACTTTCAGAAAGCCGGGAAGTAGAAGTGTCCAATGAAGAACAATCTGAAGATGAATCAAGCACGACACCTTTTGAGACGGACTTTACATACTCACTAAATAATGAAGTCATGTACTTCTTCACTTCAGCTTGTATAATTGCCCCCGGATCTTGACCAAACATCTTTACAAGTGCATAGCCAACTGATTCGAGCTTGTAACGTGGATCCAAAATACATGAGATGAAAATTATATTGTTCATTTTCCCTGGATCACCCCAATACTTATCAAACTTTTCTTTCATCTTCTTTGCCATTTCACTTAAAACTGTATCTTCATTTTCTATCAATTGCTTCAAATAAACAGCAACCGCACAAATTTCAAGAAAATGAATATTCGATGTAACATAACGTGATCCAGAAATTTTCAAAGTAAGAagataaaatatttcaagaaacTTTGTAATTCTTTTTACATTCTCCTAATCACTACTCAAAAGTTCACCTGTAGGAATTCCAACTTCAATATAAGAATGCTCAAGATAATGTCTCAGGCCAATTTCACTAGAAGCATAATGTGAAAATGCACTTTCAAATTCAACAGCCCTACGCAACATCAAGTAAGTGGAATTCCACCTAGTTGGAACATCCAAGCATAAAGTTTTTTTACAATTTAGTTGTTCATCATCAAAACATTCTTGAAACCTCTTCAACCTCGCAGGAGATTGCCTAACATATCTCACTGCATGCCTAACACGTTCAATAGACACTGAAGATTCTTTTAAACCATCCTGGACCACAAGATTCATGATGTGAGCCATACATCTCACGTGAAGGTGATTACCGTTCATCAAATTAGTTCCTATTTTTGTTAATTGCTTAGACAATTCTTTTACTGTCACATCATTTGAGCTTGCATTATCAACTGTGACAGTGAAGATCTTATTTATTCCCCACTCATGTAAGCACCTACAAATACCATTTGCCATATCTTCGCCTTTATGACTAACAATAGgacaaaaattaattattctcTTATGCATATTCCATTCACTATCAATCCAATGAGAAGTGATACACATGTAATTGATTCTTTGTATAGAAGTCCAAGTATCAGTGGTAATACATACTCTTTGTTTCGTTTCTATAAAAGACCTCTTCAACTTTTGCTTTTCTTCATTAAAAAGATCAAAACAATCCCTAGTTACAGTACTACGGGAAGGGATCCGAAAATAAGGTTGTGCCACTTTCATAAAGTCTCTAAAACCTTCTTTCTCAACAAAGCTAAAAGGAAGTTCATCAACTATTACCATACGACATAACGCCTTCCTACACTcttcttgatcaaatttccaaGCAACAACTACATCACCCCCCGAAACAGATTTAAAGCCTAAATTTGATTGTTTTTTATCAACAATAGCAGGGCGTTTAGGACACTTAAACATATGAGAAAGAAGTGTCGACGTACCGTCTTTGGTTTTAAAAGAATACTCAATAAAGCAATAGTCACATTTTGCCTTTGTAGTCCCTTCAGAAGTAATAATTTCTGTAAAATGATCCCACACAACAgacctttttttccttttttggttatatttgactcCGTTGTTTCAGATTGACTTATTGCATTTGAATTAGAAGCCCCACTTTCACCCATCACCTTATGACTTTGTATATTTTCAGCCATGC containing:
- the LOC138906373 gene encoding zinc finger BED domain-containing protein RICESLEEPER 2-like isoform X1 encodes the protein MAENIQSHKVMGESGASNSNAISQSETTESNITKKGKKGLLCGIILQKLLLLKGLQRQNVTIALLSILLKPKTQLIENEDTVLSEMAKKMKEKFDKYWGDPGKMNNIIFISCILDPRYKLESVGYALVKMFGQDPGAIIQAEVKKYMTSLFSEYVKSVSKGVVLDSSSDCSSLDTSTSRLSESQVSTQNTGLLESLMQDIKKYKSGSGGVDTRTELDKYFGEETEDDTKEFDVLLWWKLNSARFPILAEMARDVLAVPVSSVASECAFSTGGRILDSFRSSLTPKLVQALVCLQDWLRNEKLKQPVCVEEDLDKIEQLEQGLERRRAILLVVKFLWLLC
- the LOC138906373 gene encoding zinc finger BED domain-containing protein RICESLEEPER 2-like isoform X2, whose protein sequence is MAENIQSHKVMGESGASNSNAISQSETTESNITKKGKKGLLCGIILQKLLLLKGLQRQNVTIALLSILLKPKTQLIENEDTVLSEMAKKMKEKFDKYWGDPGKMNNIIFISCILDPRYKLESVGYALVKMFGQDPGAIIQAEVKKYMTSLFSEYVKSVSKGVVLDSSSDCSSLDTSTSRLSESQVSTQNTGLLESLMQDIKKYKSGSGGVDTRTELDKYFGEETEDDTKEFDVLLWWKLNSARFPILAEMARDVLAVPVSSVASECAFSTGGRILDSFRSSLTPKLVQALVCLQDWLRNEKLKQPVCVEEDLDKIEQLEQDLSSDGKDPSVIDV